In one Mauremys mutica isolate MM-2020 ecotype Southern chromosome 3, ASM2049712v1, whole genome shotgun sequence genomic region, the following are encoded:
- the LOC123367106 gene encoding uncharacterized protein LOC123367106, translated as MGIGGKPFNCSVLQETAVEISGVFASHAFLLAPDSPVNLLGKDLLCKLHAQIFFSDDKIILRLPQNQLPQLCAVLTQATEDPIQPAGPIILPERLRQKVKASLWGTSKADLSTLQTEPVQITLKPGTDIPQIRQYPIPREALLGLRSLITTFLPLGVLVRTKSPFNTPILPVKKSDMNSKKKPVYQFVQDLHAVNKAVQARHNVVPNPHTILTAIPAGTQLNFSPYPLMSLPIGSPREIGSM; from the exons ATGGGAATAGGCGGAAAGCCATTTAACTGTTCTGTATTACAGGAGACTGCTGTAGAAATCTCTGGTGTCTTTGCCTCCCATGCCTTTTTGCTAGCTCCTGACTCTCCAGTTAATCTTTTGGGCAAAGATCTGTTGTGTAAGTTGCATGCTCAGATTTTCTTTTCAGATGACAAAATCATCCTTCGGTTGCCTCAAAACCAACTTCCCCAGCTGTGTGCTGTTCTGACCCAGGCTACCGAGGACCCGATCCAGCCGGCGGGCCCGATAATCCTACCTGAACGACTCAGACAGAAGGTAAAAGCCTCCCTATGGGGCACTTCAAAGGCAGACTTGAGCACCCTCCAGACAGAGCCAGTACAAATAACTCTGAAGCCAGGCACTGACATTCCTCAAATTCGTCAGTATCCCATCCCCCGAGAAGCTCTGCTTGGCCTCCGGAGTCTTATCACCACATTCCTGCCGTTGGGAGTGCTAGTTCGCACCAAGTCTCCTTTCAACACCCCCATTCTGCCAGTCAAAAAATCTGACATGAATTCAAAGAAAAAACCGGTATACCAGTTTGTTCAGGACTTGCATGCAGTGAATAAGGCTGTTCAAGCTAGACACAACGTGGTACCTAACCCTCACACAATCCTGACTGCCATTCCAGCAG GTACGCAGCTCAATTTCAGTCCCTACCCGCTGATGTCCCTGCCCATCGGATCACCCCGGGAGATTGGGTCTATGTAA